In a single window of the Heliangelus exortis chromosome 1, bHelExo1.hap1, whole genome shotgun sequence genome:
- the PDGFB gene encoding platelet-derived growth factor subunit B — protein MPEAGRPRGCLREALPLSRGSPSMCPQPAGPEVGMNFGVVFAFILSLPLARLEGDPIPEDIYEILGGSSVRSISDLQRALRIDSVEEDTSNLNLNATQPGQNPVALSRERRSLDALAAAEPAVLAECKTRVVVFEISRNMVDSTNANFVVWPPCVEVQRCSGCCNNRNVQCRPTQIRVRHVQVNKIEFVQRKPKFKKVVVPLEDHVQCRCEAVSRPPPPRNIRPGTREQRRSSPSLTTAAVSQRQRVRRPPAQKRKHKKYKHVNDKKVLKEILIA, from the exons ATGCCTGAGGCCGGGCGGCCGCGGGGTTGTCTGCGGGAAGCGCTTCCCCTCTCCCGGGGCTCGCCGTCCATGTGCCCGCAGCCGGCGGGGCCTGAAGTCGGGATGAATTTCGGCGTGGTCTTCGCGTTcatcctctccctgcccctAGCCCGCCTGGAG GGGGACCCCATACCTGAAGACATTTATGAGATTTTGGGTGGCAGCTCTGTGCGCTCCATCAGCGACCTCCAGCGTGCCCTGCGGATAGACTCCGTAG AGGAGGATACCTCAAACCTGAACCTGAATGCAACTCAGCCCGGTCAAAACCCCGTGGCCCTGTCTAGAGAGCGACGAAGCCTGG atgctctggcagcagcagagccagctgtCCTCGCAGAGTGCAAGACACGGGTGGTAGTCTTTGAAATCTCCCGCAACATGGTGGACAGCACCAACGCCAACTTCGTGGTGTGGCCGCCCTGCGTGGAGGTGCAGCGCTGCTCCGGCTGTTGCAACAACCGCAACGTGCAGTGTCGCCCCACGCAGATCCGTGTCCGGCACGTCCAG GTGAACAAGATCGAATTTGTCCAGAGGAAGCCAAAATTCAAGAAAGTCGTTGTGCCTTTGGAGGACCACGTGCAGTGTCGGTGCGAAGCGGTGTCCCGTCCACCCCCCCCCAGGAACATCCGGCCAGGGACACGTGAACAGAGAC GCTCGTCACCGTCGCTCACCACAGCCGCTGTCTCACAGAGGCAGCGAGTACGCCGGCCGCCGGCGCAGAAGAGGAAACATAAGAAGTACAAGCATGTCAACGATAAGAAAGTGCTGAAAGAAATCCTCATAGCATAG